Sequence from the [Clostridium] scindens genome:
ACGGCAGACGCTGCCTTGCGGCGTCTGTCTTCATCAATGGCCGCATAATGCTTCTTCGTCGTATTTACATCCTTATGTCCCAGAACATCAGCAACAAGATAGATGTCTCCGGTCTCTTTATAAAGAGATGTGCCATAGGTGCTTCGAAGCTTGTGGGGCGTGATCTTTTTTGTCGGCGTCACCTGCCGGGCATACTTCTTAACCATATTTTCCACCGCCTGAATACCCATCCGTCTCTTCTGCGTAGAGAGAAACAGGGCATTTTCGTGGCCGGAGAGGGGAGTGGCAGCCTTTCTGTCTCCCTCAATATAATGCTTCAAAGCCTTTTCTACTTCTTCCCCAAAATATACAACCATTTGGTTGCCGCCCTTGCGCGTAACCGTAATCCCATTATTCTTAAAATCTACATCTGTAAGGTCGAGGCCGACGCATTCGGAGACACGGATTCCCGTGCCAAGAAGCAAAGTCAGTATCGCAAGATCACGGTCCTTCGTCTTCTTATAATAGTTCAATGCCTGTCCGGACAGTTCGTTTCCGCAGTTCTCTACAAAATCCAGAAGCAAG
This genomic interval carries:
- a CDS encoding tyrosine-type recombinase/integrase → MAESKSYHEQIQVEQTIRLREVLKTLPPFAKDFFRAIEPKSSAKTRINYAYDIRVFFHFLMENNPTYKNYSIDQFTLGDLERLEPVDIEEYMEYLKVYKRDDELVTNGEKGLSRKMSALRSFYNYYFKRQAISRNPTLLVDMPKLHDKAIIRLDADEVALLLDFVENCGNELSGQALNYYKKTKDRDLAILTLLLGTGIRVSECVGLDLTDVDFKNNGITVTRKGGNQMVVYFGEEVEKALKHYIEGDRKAATPLSGHENALFLSTQKRRMGIQAVENMVKKYARQVTPTKKITPHKLRSTYGTSLYKETGDIYLVADVLGHKDVNTTKKHYAAIDEDRRRKAASAVKLRES